The stretch of DNA TGCAGAAGAACATCGAAGCACTAGAAAACGTATGGGACTACAGCTACACACGTGTTCCTTACTACGGCACCAACACGCCAATTGATGAGTGCTACGAATGTGGCTACAACGGTGAGTTCGACTGTACAAGTAAAGGCTTTACGTGTCCTAAGTGTGGTAACCATGACTCAACCAAAGTGTCGGTAACGCGCCGCGTTTGTGGTTACCTTGGTAGCCCAGATGCACGACCATTTAACTTCGGTAAGCAAGAAGAAGTTAAACGTCGCGTGAAGCATCTTTAATCTAACGAAGGATCTTAGTTAAGATCTGAGATCTTTAGCTAGCTCACTTAGAAGAGCTACGTTTCAAGACATAAGATTGGTATCGGCGCTATGTCGATACCAATTCTTTCGTTTCAGTTCTTACAGCACTTCCTTCAAACTATTAAGCAATAACGAGTCTCAATACTGCCTTATGAATTATCACCAATATCACCCAATCGACGTTGTAAACGGCCCAGGAACACGCTGCACTTTGTTTGTGTCGGGTTGTGTACACCAATGTCGCGGGTGCTATAACCAGTCGACACAAAGATTGGACTCTGGGCATTTGTTTACTCAAGAGCTACAAGACCAAATTATCTCTGACCTCAATGATCCGCGAATTAAGCGTCGTGGTTTATCGCTTTCTGGTGGCGATCCTCTGCATCCTGCAAACGTGTCTGAAGTGCTTAAGCTTGTTCAGCGGGTAAAAGCAAAATGTGAAGGTAAAGACATCTGGATGTGGACTGGCTACAAACTCGACGAACTCGATGATAAACAGAAGCAAGTGCTTGAATACGTAGATACTTTGATTGATGGTCGCTTCGAGCAAGATAAAGCGGATCCAATGTTAGATTGGCGTGGTAGTTCAAACCAAATTATTCATCGATTTACTGACTTATAAACTTATAAGGTTTGTTCTGATTCAGTATTCTCGTAAACAGAAACAGGGCTTCATCGTTAGCGCAATGCTACAAATCAGCCCTTGGGTGTGAGTTCTTTTGAATCTATCGCCCGATACGTAAGTGTCGGTTTGGCGTCTGTTTAAATAGGAATGTGCTCAGGCTCGTCGATTAGGTTGTTTATCCATTTCTTGGATTGAATCCTCTGACTGGTCAGAACTATTTTGGCTAGCTCTTCGAGTAACACAATCATCAAAACCCATTCTAGCGGCCAACCCAACACCAGCGCAGTAAAGTAGGCAAGGGGAATACCAATCGCCCATTGGCCAAACAGATCGATGAAGATGCTGTAGTTGATGTCTCCACCACTTTTCAGCACACCGCCGATACCAACCATATTGAAGACTCTCAGTATCATGCCGAGTGCCATGACTAAGGTGACGTTTACGGCCGTGTCTTTTAGCTCTAAGTGAGTAAGGCCGATCATGTATACGATCGCGGGTTTAGCAAACCAGCACATCAAGGCTAACAGAGCCGCAAGCCCACAGCTGACCAATACATATCCCCAAGCGGTATTCTCAACACGTTGATAGTTCTTTGCGCCGATCTCGTTGCCTAAAATGATCGAAGCAGCGACGGCAAAGCCCATGAACGCCGAGATCAAGATGCTTTCTACTGGTGATAATAATGAGATTATCGCAAGCTCGCCAACACCCATCTGACCAACAATAACGTTATAAATCAGAATGCCACCCGCCCAAGCCGTGTCATGAATCAACATAGGAATCGCTATCTTGAAATACTTCTTTCTATGCTTCGGTAATATCGCATCGCGCCAATTGCTTCGTGTTGGGAATAGGTGGGTGTAGTGTTTCTTTGCCATAACAAACAGGGCAATCGTTTGAAAAAATCGAGACACCGTAGTACCGATTGCCGCGCCAACCACACCCAGTTCTGGAAATCCAAACAAGCCAAAGATCAATAAGGCATTGAGGATCGCATTGACGATGATCGCCCAGATGCTGATCTTGGTGGGCAGCCTAGCTTCGCCGACCGATCGCAGTGCGCTTTCTAGTGGCACTACTATCGCGGTACCAATTAAGCTGGCTCCTGTTATCCAAAGGTAATCCGTTGCCAAGCGGACGTAATCAGGGTCTGAGGCCACCACAGACACCACTGATTCAGGAGCCAATGTATAAATCAACACAAACGGGATAATGGCGACAATCGACAATGCCCACGATTGCGCTAGTGTGCGTCTAATCCCGTTGAAATTACCCGCACCAAAATATTGCGAAGCTAGCACGCTGACGGCGCCGCTAATCCCCGATACCATGATCAAGTTGAAGAAGAAAATGCGGTTGCCAACGCCCACAGCGGCGGTTGCAGAATCACCAAGCTGATTGACCATAAAAATATCGACCACGCCTAGTAATGAAAACAACATGGTTTGCAATGAGACAGGTAAACCAATGTGTAATAGTTTTTGCCAAAACTCTTTGTCCAAATAACGATATGTCGAGAGCATCGCATTTCTCCTGTGGTTAATATGCGAGAAGTTTATCGGCATTTGTTTTGCCTGTATTGTTCCTGTTCATCACAAACTTTTGCCAAACTATCTATTTTCCAAAATTATCGAACTACTTACGTGGCGACTGAGTTGCAGGCAAACCCAATGAGCGAAAAGATAAATGAGTGAGAAGCAAGAACGGTATGAGATTTCTGAAAACACGCATCAAGAGTTTGTCGACCAAAGCCATGTATTGGCATTCG from Vibrio splendidus encodes:
- a CDS encoding MATE family efflux transporter; translated protein: MPINFSHINHRRNAMLSTYRYLDKEFWQKLLHIGLPVSLQTMLFSLLGVVDIFMVNQLGDSATAAVGVGNRIFFFNLIMVSGISGAVSVLASQYFGAGNFNGIRRTLAQSWALSIVAIIPFVLIYTLAPESVVSVVASDPDYVRLATDYLWITGASLIGTAIVVPLESALRSVGEARLPTKISIWAIIVNAILNALLIFGLFGFPELGVVGAAIGTTVSRFFQTIALFVMAKKHYTHLFPTRSNWRDAILPKHRKKYFKIAIPMLIHDTAWAGGILIYNVIVGQMGVGELAIISLLSPVESILISAFMGFAVAASIILGNEIGAKNYQRVENTAWGYVLVSCGLAALLALMCWFAKPAIVYMIGLTHLELKDTAVNVTLVMALGMILRVFNMVGIGGVLKSGGDINYSIFIDLFGQWAIGIPLAYFTALVLGWPLEWVLMIVLLEELAKIVLTSQRIQSKKWINNLIDEPEHIPI
- the nrdG gene encoding anaerobic ribonucleoside-triphosphate reductase-activating protein — translated: MNYHQYHPIDVVNGPGTRCTLFVSGCVHQCRGCYNQSTQRLDSGHLFTQELQDQIISDLNDPRIKRRGLSLSGGDPLHPANVSEVLKLVQRVKAKCEGKDIWMWTGYKLDELDDKQKQVLEYVDTLIDGRFEQDKADPMLDWRGSSNQIIHRFTDL